The following are encoded in a window of Cydia strobilella chromosome 1, ilCydStro3.1, whole genome shotgun sequence genomic DNA:
- the LOC134756075 gene encoding uncharacterized protein LOC134756075 yields the protein MVLLSPSIDALRTLVSVCERYAEAQGLKYNVSKSELLVFRERTVQLDDLMLPPVRLNGTPLKVVREFKYLGHWVTSSLKDDVDVERERRALAPMDQLYSKTYSALRIQYNNAFRMLLGLPRYCSASGMFAEARTDGFHAIMRKRVASLEPTWWALVNFAQMPVNPLGKV from the exons atggtgttgctgagccCATCGATCGACGCCCTTAGGACGCTAGTAAGTGTTTGTGAGCGGTATGCGGAGGCCCAGGGTCTCAAGTACAATGTCTCTAAAAGTGAGCTGCTAGTCTTCAGAGAAAGAACGGTCCAATTAGACGACCTAATGTTACCTCCAGTGAGACTGAATGGCACTCCACTTAAAGTTGTAAGAGAATTTAAGTACTTGGGACACTGGGTAACCTCATCACTAAAAGATGACGTAGATGTGGAAAGGGAGCGTAGGGCGCTGGCA CCTATGGATCAACTTTACTCAAAAACTTACAGCGCCCTACGCatccaatataataatgcttttaggatgctgttggggctgccgcggtATTGCAGCGCTAGtggtatgttcgcggaggcgcgcaccGACGGCTTCCACGCCATAATGCGCAAGCGGGTGGCGTCActg GAACCCACCTGGTGGGCGCTTGTGAACTTTGCTCAGATGCCAGTCAACCCGCTGG
- the LOC134743149 gene encoding rRNA-processing protein FCF1 homolog: protein MGKQRKTRKIVEKRFAQMKKMISPSDSRIKKSERASPKKKKPEDPHKLKIREAPQASSAMFFQYNTQLGPPYHILIDTNFINFSIKNKLDIMQNMMDCVYAKCIPYITDCVLAELEKLGRKYRVALRIIKDPRFERITCLHKGTYADDCIVQRVTQHKCFIVATNDKDLKRRIRKIPGVPIMYVADHKYTIERMPDAYGAPKGAI from the exons atg GGAAAACAACGAAAAACTCGTAAAATTGTGGAAAAGCGGTTCGCACAAATGAAGAAGATGATAAGTCCTAGTGATAGTCGGATAAAGAAAAGTGAAAGAGCGTCTCCAAAGAAAAAGAAACCAGAAGACCCCCATAAACTGAAGATTCGCGAAGCGCCGCAAGCAAGCTCAGCGATGTTCTTCCAATACAACACTCAGTTAGGCCCTCCGTATCACATACTAATCGATACCAATTTCATCAATTTCTCCATCAAGAACAAATTGGACATAATGCAGAATATGATGGACTGTGTGTATGCAAAATGCATTCCATACATAACTGATTGTGTTTTGGCTGAGTTGGAAAAACTTGGTCGTAAGTATCGGGTAGCACTTAGGATAATAAAGGACCCCCGATTTGAAAGGATTACTTGTCTCCACAAGGGCACTTATGCTGATGATTGCATAGTGCAGAGAGTGACCCAGCACAAGTGCTTTATTGTTGCCACCAATGACAAGGACTTGAAAAGGAGAATACGGAAGATACCAGGCGTGCCTATTATGTATGTTGCAGACCATAAATATACAATAGAGAGAATGCCAGATGCATATGGGGCACCAAAGGGAGCTATTTAG
- the LOC134743164 gene encoding NADH dehydrogenase [ubiquinone] 1 subunit C2 yields the protein MSSQMSAIDLLKLGDDCREKPFLNKYWPEMLGVGFGIATGVFINFGTRRPVFSGIQKHILGVAGWVTVLSFAQKRRDAYFAERDAVYRHYIELHPEDFPVPERKKIGEILEPWIPIR from the exons aTGTCCTCGCAAATGTCTGCGATTGATTTACTTAAATTAGGTGATGATTGCAGAGAAAAACCATTTCTGAATAAGTACTGGCCAGAAATGTTAGGTGTTGGCTTTGGAATTGCAACAGGAGTTTTCATAAATTTCGGCACGAGACGTCCAGTCTTTAGCg GGATACAAAAGCACATCCTCGGCGTGGCGGGTTGGGTTACTGTGCTGAGTTTCGCCCAGAAGAGGCGTGATGCTTATTTTGCCGAAAGAGACGCGGTGTACAGGCATTATATTGAGCTTCATCCTGAAGACTTCCCAGTCCCAG AGAGGAAGAAGATTGGAGAGATTTTGGAGCCTTGGATCCCAATTCGTTAA
- the LOC134743160 gene encoding zinc finger protein 271-like isoform X1: MNKICRICLEEGVLSSVFTKNFNISLCDMIEYCCNVKIRKNDGLPEQLCSNCIYKLGVAYHFKQTCESADVRLRQYLGLQLTSKYNDAAIMTDPLPIPQAIIKKCKCRLSQKKSSTNYKKKPEEEKLKRGPKPKPKQVHACYECDKEFRCQAQLETHVRTHTGDKPFSCMYCSRRFAQKHNLTIHLRVHTGEKPFQCEVCSKTFCAQGNLQSHLKIHTGQKDHVCSLCNKSFITSSELSRHINKHRGVKNYKCDICGAAYAQSRDLKIHKMKKHQISTQNTTTQNDAYNNSNNNIDIIGIDVGKESSLPTKVHSGHRPADIESIGLVSSKELHSVAGKHPPQLSQELCQSKGFQQYSNKLDPHTCTVCGEVFEYITALAHHYLHRHKDCEPLPILS; encoded by the exons ATGAATAAAATCTGCAGAATTTGTTTGGAGGAAGGGGTACTTTCTTCGGTGTTTACAAAGAATTTCAATATATCCTTATGCGATATGATTGAATATTGCTGTAATGTGAAG atTCGGAAAAATGATGGGCTCCCAGAGCAGTTGTGCAGCAACTGTATCTACAAGCTGGGAGTAGCTTACCATTTTAAACAGACGTGTGAGAGTGCTGACGTTCGACTCAGGCAATACTTGGGACTGCAGTTAACATCTAA gTATAATGATGCAGCTATTATGACGGACCCT CTGCCCATACCACAAGCTATAATAAAGAAATG CAAATGTAGACTGTCCCAGAAAAAAAGTAGCACCAACTACAAGAAGAAACCTGAGGAGGAAAAGCTAAAGCGTGGGCCGAAGCCTAAACCCAAACAAGTGCATGCATGTTATGAGTGTGACAAGGAGTTCCGCTGCCAGGCACAGTTGGAGACGCATGTCAG AACTCACACGGGCGATAAGCCCTTCAGCTGCATGTACTGCTCCCGCCGCTTCGCGCAGAAACACAACCTGACTATACACCTCCGGGTACACACAGGCGAGAAGCCATTTCAATGCGAGGTCTGCAG TAAAACATTTTGCGCGCAGGGAAATCTTCAGTCCCATCTCAAAATTCACACAGGACAAAAGGATCAT GTTTGTTCCCTGTGTAACAAGTCGTTTATCACATCCAGCGAGTTATCACGACACATTAACAAACACAGAGGGGTAAAGAACTATAAATGCGACATCTGCGGGGCTGCTTACGCGCAAAGCAGGGATCTG AAAATACACAAGATGAAAAAGCACCAGATTAGCACTCAAAATACCACAACTCAAAATGATGCTTACAACAATAGCAATAACAACATTGATATAATTGGCATTGATGTGGGTAAAGAGAGCTCTTTACCAACCAAGGTGCACAGTGGGCATAGACCAGCAGACATCGAAAGTATAGGCTTGGTCAGCTCTAAAGAGCTGCATTCAGTTGCCGGGAAGCATCCGCCGCAGCTCAGCCAGGAGTTGTGTCAGAGTAAAGGTTTCCAGCAATACAGCAACAAGTTGGACCCCCACACCTGCACGGTTTGCGGTGAAGTGTTTGAGTACATTACTGCTCTAGCACATCATTATTTGCATCGACATAAAGACTGTGAACCATTACCCATATTAAGTTAA
- the LOC134743160 gene encoding zinc finger protein 235-like isoform X2, giving the protein MNKICRICLEEGVLSSVFTKNFNISLCDMIEYCCNVKIRKNDGLPEQLCSNCIYKLGVAYHFKQTCESADVRLRQYLGLQLTSKYNDAAIMTDPLPIPQAIIKKCKCRLSQKKSSTNYKKKPEEEKLKRGPKPKPKQVHACYECDKEFRCQAQLETHVRTHTGDKPFSCMYCSRRFAQKHNLTIHLRVHTGEKPFQCEVCSKTFCAQGNLQSHLKIHTGQKDHKIHKMKKHQISTQNTTTQNDAYNNSNNNIDIIGIDVGKESSLPTKVHSGHRPADIESIGLVSSKELHSVAGKHPPQLSQELCQSKGFQQYSNKLDPHTCTVCGEVFEYITALAHHYLHRHKDCEPLPILS; this is encoded by the exons ATGAATAAAATCTGCAGAATTTGTTTGGAGGAAGGGGTACTTTCTTCGGTGTTTACAAAGAATTTCAATATATCCTTATGCGATATGATTGAATATTGCTGTAATGTGAAG atTCGGAAAAATGATGGGCTCCCAGAGCAGTTGTGCAGCAACTGTATCTACAAGCTGGGAGTAGCTTACCATTTTAAACAGACGTGTGAGAGTGCTGACGTTCGACTCAGGCAATACTTGGGACTGCAGTTAACATCTAA gTATAATGATGCAGCTATTATGACGGACCCT CTGCCCATACCACAAGCTATAATAAAGAAATG CAAATGTAGACTGTCCCAGAAAAAAAGTAGCACCAACTACAAGAAGAAACCTGAGGAGGAAAAGCTAAAGCGTGGGCCGAAGCCTAAACCCAAACAAGTGCATGCATGTTATGAGTGTGACAAGGAGTTCCGCTGCCAGGCACAGTTGGAGACGCATGTCAG AACTCACACGGGCGATAAGCCCTTCAGCTGCATGTACTGCTCCCGCCGCTTCGCGCAGAAACACAACCTGACTATACACCTCCGGGTACACACAGGCGAGAAGCCATTTCAATGCGAGGTCTGCAG TAAAACATTTTGCGCGCAGGGAAATCTTCAGTCCCATCTCAAAATTCACACAGGACAAAAGGATCAT AAAATACACAAGATGAAAAAGCACCAGATTAGCACTCAAAATACCACAACTCAAAATGATGCTTACAACAATAGCAATAACAACATTGATATAATTGGCATTGATGTGGGTAAAGAGAGCTCTTTACCAACCAAGGTGCACAGTGGGCATAGACCAGCAGACATCGAAAGTATAGGCTTGGTCAGCTCTAAAGAGCTGCATTCAGTTGCCGGGAAGCATCCGCCGCAGCTCAGCCAGGAGTTGTGTCAGAGTAAAGGTTTCCAGCAATACAGCAACAAGTTGGACCCCCACACCTGCACGGTTTGCGGTGAAGTGTTTGAGTACATTACTGCTCTAGCACATCATTATTTGCATCGACATAAAGACTGTGAACCATTACCCATATTAAGTTAA